A genomic region of Aspergillus oryzae RIB40 DNA, chromosome 1 contains the following coding sequences:
- a CDS encoding uncharacterized protein (predicted protein) produces the protein MQSQHLRDITRSITYDRLLPKLNSVAQGNGRIDGLDLSYCICVDYLSSFIFGYSNGTNYLSQPKSAIDVWRFHYENLMCQESFFVQETPSLYKLLRYISIDLLPRKYTESADFLGRWMSDMASKADRATDRKRSTGLPLALEDEPVVYDMAKEAVRKDSPHLSEGDQRKQVASEMFDHICLVLGYAFWYLAQHPDAQQRIQTELNSQGIDMRSRETVTNSSKRPRAVELDSLPYLRAVIDECLRMRPTSTPLPRITPSNRKVSVAGIDGIPPGTRINTFQCHAAYPCHYLFEL, from the exons ATGCAGTCGCAGCACCTTCGAGATATCACTAGAAGTATTACTTACGATCGACTCCTGCCAAAACTAAATTCAGTGGCCCAGGGAAATGGTAGGATCGATGGGTTGGATCTTAGCTACTGTATATGTGTGGATTATCTCAGCTCCTTTATATTCGGCTATTCCAACGGAACGAACTACCTCTCCCAACCGAAATCGGCAATAGACGTCTGGCGGTTTCACTATGAAAACTTGATGTGCCAGGAATCCTTCTTCGTTCAAGAGACGCCTAGCTTGTACAAGCTCCTGAGATATATTTCGATTGACTTGCTGCCTAGGAAATATACAGAGTCAGCAGATTTTCTTGGGCGGTGGATGTCGGACATGGCTTCAAAGGCAGATAGGGCAACTGACCGAAAACGAAGCACAGGTCTGCCCTTGGCTTTAGAAGATGAGCCGGTTGTCTATGATATGGCCAAAGAGGCAGTGAGAAAGGACTCACCTCACCTCAGCGAGGGAGACCAGCGGAAGCAAGTAGCAAGTGAGATGTTTGATCATATCT GTCTGGTTCTTGGCTACGCTTTCTGGTACCTTGCACAGCATCCAGACGCACAGCAACGTATTCAGACAGAGCTTAATAGCCAGGGAATTGACATGAGGAGCCGTGAAACTGTGACTAACTCGAGCAAAAGGCCAAGGGCTGTAGAGTTGGATTCTCTGCCATATCTGCGTGCTGTTATCGATGAATGCTTGCGAATGCGCCCCACCAGTACACCTTTGCCCCGGATCACACCATCGAACAGGAAGGTATCAGTGGCGGGCATTGACGGCATCCCACCAGGGACGCGCATCAATACCTTCCAATG CCATGCAGCATATCCTTGCCACTATCTGTTCGA